Proteins found in one Quercus robur chromosome 2, dhQueRobu3.1, whole genome shotgun sequence genomic segment:
- the LOC126699622 gene encoding uncharacterized protein LOC126699622, whose product MDGGIDIDASRDVYEEFIDTDGPVDDAEVLDVPLIENNEEDCLTTVPIPEWFTSNTWDNINDPSPALGTGHLTSWHKDDHPARGMLFKNKASVQYVLTLYSVEHNKQYKVIKSDTNRLVVRCKNEACLWSIRANCSKKHGMWVISTCKGPHSCSSLQLPTDGRMMDSKFISIALEKYVREDLTRKVRDLRSMLHARHGHDVTMYKVWEAKQKAVARIYGDFDESYAELPRFLAALSDADPDTVTTLKCDPNVPGTCIFNSAFWAFGPCIRGFRHCRPVISIDATHLYGKYKGKLLIAMATDGNNEVYPLAFAVVESESTKTWGWFLACLLTYVTDRTNLCIISDRHRGIQSCFDDTTRGYLQPPLTHHRYCLRHLVSNVNTNFNSVPLKNLVWNAATANQVRKFENTMDCIKNVNPAAYDYLKEVNQEKWTLVHDHGHRYGAMTTNLSECFNGVLKGARSLPITTMVKFTFYKVNSYFDERRNKTLEKLEEGQVWCKYAYDKFEENQEKAKLHIVRRMSAQQRLYTVETQSSLLNTGGGDHTHRVSLIDMTCTCGK is encoded by the coding sequence ATGGACGGGGGAATTGATATTGATGCCAGCCGAGATGTGTATGAAGAGTTCATTGATACTGATGGACCAGTGGACGACGCGGAGGTCTTAGATGTACCACTGATCGAAAATAACGAGGAGGATTGCCTTACAACAGTTCCTATCCCAGAATGGTTCACATCAAACACATGGGACAATATTAATGACCCATCACCTGCATTGGGTACAGGACATCTTACAAGTTGGCATAAAGATGACCACCCAGCAAGGGGGATGCTATTCAAGAATAAAGCCTCTGTTCAATATGTGTTGACCCTCTACTCTGTGGAGCATAATAAGCAATACAAAGTCATCAAGTCTGACACCAATAGGCTGGTAGTGCGGTGTAAGAATGAGGCATGTCTGTGGTCAATTCGGGCCAATTGCAGCAAGAAGCACGGGATGTGGGTTATCAGTACATGTAAGGGTCCCCATAGTTGCTCATCCCTCCAGCTACCAACTGATGGGCGGATGATGGATTCAAAGTTCATCTCCATTGCACTTGAGAAGTATGTACGGGAAGACCTAACCCGAAAGGTAAGGGACTTGCGTAGTATGTTGCATGCAAGGCATGGGCATGATGTAACTATGTACAAGGTTTGGGAAGCCAAACAGAAGGCAGTTGCACGTATTTACGGGGATTTTGACGAGTCGTACGCAGAATTGCCACGATTTCTTGCTGCATTGTCTGATGCAGATCCGGATACTGTGACCACATTAAAGTGTGACCCCAATGTCCCGGGGACTTGTATATTCAACTCCGCATTTTGGGCTTTCGGTCCGTGTATTAGAGGGTTTAGGCATTGCAGGCCGGTGATAAGCATAGATGCAACGCACCTTTATGGCAAGTACAAAGGAAAGCTGTTGATAGCAATGGCAACAGATGGTAACAACGAGGTTTATCCACTCGCATTTGCCGTTGTCGAAAGCGAGAGCACGAAGACATGGGGATGGTTCTTGGCATGCCTGTTGACCTATGTTACAGACCGCACCAATTTGTGTATAATATCCGACAGGCATCGTGGGATACAATCATGCTTCGATGACACCACTAGGGGCTACTTGCAACCGCCCTTAACCCATCACCGGTATTGCCTCCGCCATTTAGTAAGCAATGTTAACACTAACTTCAATAGTGTGCCGTTGAAGAACTTGGTATGGAACGCAGCAACTGCGAATCAAGTTAGGAAGTTTGAGAACACCATGGATTGCATCAAGAATGTCAACCCGGCTGCGTACGACTATCTTAAGGAGGTAAATCAAGAAAAGTGGACACTTGTACATGACCATGGGCACCGAtatggggcaatgacaaccaacctGTCAGAGTGCTTCAATGGGGTACTTAAGGGCGCACGTAGCTTGCCCATAACTACAATGGTGAAGTTTACATTTTACAAGGTGAACTCATACTTTGACGAACGTCGAAACAAAACCCTAGAGAAGTTGGAAGAGGGGCAAGTGTGGTGCAAATATGCCTATGACAAGTTCGAGGAAAATCAAGAGAAGGCGAAGCTCCATATTGTTAGAAGGATGAGTGCGCAACAACGGTTATATACAGTGGAGACACAGTCTTCACTGTTGAACACTGGCGGGGGAGATCACACCCATAGGGTTTCCCTCATAGACATGACATGCACGTGCGGCAAATAG